In the Danaus plexippus chromosome 4, MEX_DaPlex, whole genome shotgun sequence genome, one interval contains:
- the LOC116768510 gene encoding phospholipase A1 VesT1.02-like, with protein sequence MTVERQRKCLLLMIFFAFGICCADAAYLRIYCGENFDEYDEFDLESPLGLLDSTGYDESRHTVIYTFGFQGKANGQSVKTIVETYLRIGNINIILFNWEKEATTPLGAISYGTIVAKTVNKLGTKLGDVLVSLVSAGLDINKVHLIGFSLGAQLFGYTGRQVIRNNFQIQRITGLDPAGPLYDGKFFESLDEDSASFVDVFHTNPSGLGSHKSQATIDIWFNCERKYQPGCEVEDDPVLCSHDRSWKYYSEGLENPNSFQAVSASGCLDWLHKDEDGQVIYIGGNSTLNYSGDFYLSTYSKSPYSKGADGVYKNSCTLQ encoded by the exons ATGACTGTTGAAAGACAAAGAAAATGTCTGcttttgatgatattttttgcattCG GCATTTGCTGTGCGGATGCTGCATATCTGAGAATTTATTGCGG AGAGAACTTTGACGAATACGATGAGTTTGATTTGGAATCTCCGCTGGGACTTTTGGATTCGACTGGATACGATGAAAGTCGACATACTGTTATCTACACATTCGGTTTCCAAGGAAAAGCTAATGGACAGTCTGTAAAAACGATCGTAGAAACTTATTTGAGAATCGGCAATATCAATATCATTCTCTTTAATTGGGAAAAGGAAGCAACCACACCTCTAGGAGCAATTTCATATGGGACCATAGTTGCGAAAACTGTCAATAAG cttGGCACAAAACTGGGAGACGTCTTGGTCTCATTAGTATCAGCAGGCCTGGATATTAATAAGGTTCATTTAATTGGCTTTTCTCTTGGAGCACAACTTTTTGGATACACAGGGCGGCAAGTGATAAGGAATAATTTCCAAATACAGAG AATTACAGGGTTAGATCCAGCTGGTCCTTTGTATGATGGAAAGTTCTTCGAATCTCTAGACGAAGACAGCGCTAGTTTTGTCGACGTTTTTCATACTAACCCAAGCGGGCTAGGTAGTCATAAATCACAAGCTACAATTGACATCTGGTTTAATTGTGAACGGAAATATCAACCAGGGTGTGAAGTTGAAGATGACCCAG TATTGTGCAGCCATGACCGTTCCTGGAAATATTATAGTGAAGGTCTCGAAAACCCAAACTCCTTCCAGGCGGTATCGGCGAGCGGTTGCCTCGATTGGTTACATAAAGATGAGGATGGACAAGTAATCTACATTGGTGGCAACAGTACCCT GAACTACAGTGGTGATTTTTACTTAAGTACATATTCCAAGTCCCCCTACAGTAAAGGGGCTGAcggtgtttataaaaattcttgtaCTTTACAATAa
- the LOC116768788 gene encoding serine/threonine-protein phosphatase 6 regulatory ankyrin repeat subunit B isoform X1, whose protein sequence is MSQAPGGKKGGKGPPKKVPDEDKIAPKAEEKDETSSNNGDKKEAKEGNGMVDVPKPPSAGINMREVAAKILVLAQKSEWPAVEQTLKALEKLVAAGGEDTVSVPMAGIIDPTTGMTPLMYAVKDNRTSFVERLIELGSDVGARNNDNYNVLHISAMYSREDIVKLLLSKRGVDPFATGGSRQQTAVHLVASRQTGTATSILRALLTAAGKDIRLKTDGRGKIPLLLAVEAGNQSMVRELLSAQTAEQLKASTPAGDTALHLSARRRDVDMSRILVDYGAAVDAVNGAGQTALHIAAAEGDEPLVKYFYGVRANAAIADNEDRTPMHLAAENGHAAIIELLADKFKASIFERTKDGSTLMHIASLNGHADCAMMLFKKGVYLHMPNKDGARSIHTAARYGHVGIINTLLQKGESVDVTTNDNYTALHIAVESCKPAVVETLLGYGADVHIRGGKQRETPLHIAARIPDGDKCALMLLKSGAGPNKATEDGMTPVHVAAKYGNLATLILLLEDGGDPLRKTKSGETPLHMACRSCKPDVVRHLLEFVKSHKGEKVSSTYIDAVDEDGASALHFAGQITKEEVIKPSADKEVVKCLMEYGADVSLHTRQNHETAFHFCAIAGNNDVLTEMITDMSATDVSRALNKQNSIGWTPLLIACHRGHMELVNTLLSNHARVDVFDVEGRSALHLAAERGFLQVCDALLTNKAFINSKARNGRTALHLAAMNGYAHLVKFLIRDHNAMIDVLTLKKQTPLHLAAAFGQIEVCKLLLELGANIDATDELGQKPIHAAAQNNFSEVVQLFLQQHPNLVMATTKDGNTCAHIAAIQGSVKVIEELMKFDRTGVISARNKLNESTPLQLAAEGGHADVVRVLVRAGASCTEENKAGLTAVHLAAEHGHTNVLDVMRSTNTLRISSKKLGLTPLHIAAYYGQAETVRELLSHVPGTVKSEAPTGVSLVPILGAESGLTPLHLAAYNGNENVVRLLLNSAGVQVDAATNENGYNPLHLACFGGHMSIVGLLLSRSAELLQSTDRHGKTGLHIASTHGHYQMVEVLLGQGAEINATDKNGWTPLHCAAKAGHLNVVKLLCESGASPKSETNLNYAPIWFAASENHNDVLEYLLHKEHDTQSLMDDKRFIYNLMVCSKNHNNIPIEEFVLVSPAPVDTAAKLSNLYVNLSTKEKERAKDLIAAGKQCENMATELLALAAGADSAGHILTATDNRNIEFLDVLIENEQKEVIAHTVVQRYLQELWRGSLKWTGIKIMFLFFAFIICPPVWMVFSLPLGHKYNKIPIIKFMSYLTSHIYLMVLLSLVAITPIYNSIFRDSLVPRWYEWMLLVCLSGLLLFELTNPSDKSGLGWIKIAVLLLGMIGVATHVVGWIFVLPKYWPTLMYCRNQFFALSFLLACVQILDFLSFHHLFGPWAIIIGDLMKDLGRFLAVLAIFVFGFSMHIVALNQPFRNLYKPEDNKYARQARRRLFSDVTMNPVYSFELLFFAVFGQTTTEQTRVHRNDSNVQPAWTNYLFKIVFGIYMLVSVVVLINLLIAMMSDTYQRIQAQSDIEWKYGLSKLIRNMHRTNTAPSPLNLVTTWLMWLIHRCKDRITKKKRPSLVHMIGLQRQEQMSARSKAGSKWLSKVKRGQVVPKDSTRLSVVHLSPMGSQLSFSNITRIENVVDWEVIAKKYRALTRDEPEEPVNKDSDTDTVDDESELIPNNIAVPP, encoded by the exons GACAACTACAATGTTCTTCACATATCAGCCATGTACTCCAGAGAGGATATTGTCAAACTTTTACTATCAAAGAGGGGTGTCGATCCCTTTGCCACTGGAGGA AGTCGCCAACAAACAGCAGTGCATTTAGTAGCCAGCAGACAGACCGGAACCGCTACAAGTATTCTACGTGCTCTATTAACAGCGGCTGGGAAAGACATCCGGCTAAAAACTGATGGA AGGGGAAAAATCCCGCTGCTGCTGGCCGTAGAGGCTGGCAACCAAAGCATGGTGAGAGAGCTACTCAGCGCGCAGACGGCCGAGCAACTCAAG GCATCAACACCGGCGGGTGACACGGCACTGCATCTCTCCGCTCGCAGACGAGACGTGGACATGTCACGTATTCTCGTGGACTATGGGGCAGCGGTCGATGCAGTCAATGGAGCTGGTCAAACAGCACTACATATAGCAGCTGCGGAAGGAGACGAGCCTttagtaaaatacttttatggtGTTAGAGCTAATGCAGCCATTGCAGACAACGAGG ATCGGACGCCGATGCATTTAGCGGCAGAGAATGGTCACGCAGCGATCATTGAGCTTCTAGCGGACAAGTTTAAAGCCTCTATCTTTGAACGTACTAAAGATGGCAGTACTTTAATGCACATCGCCTCATTAAATGGACACGCGGACTGTGCTATGatgctatttaaaaaaggagTGTATTTACATATGCCTAATAAG GACGGTGCAAGAAGTATCCACACTGCCGCTCGATATGGTCACGTGGGTATTATTAACACGTTACTGCAGAAGGGCGAGAGTGTAGACGTTACCACAAAT GATAATTACACAGCTCTTCATATAGCGGTGGAGTCATGCAAGCCGGCGGTGGTAGAAACTTTATTAGGTTATGGTGCCGACGTCCACATTCGAGGTGGCAAGCAAAGAGAAACGCCACTACATATCGCTGCTCGGATACCCGatg gCGATAAATGTGCGTTGATGCTGCTTAAATCAGGCGCAGGTCCGAATAAGGCCACAGAAGACGGTATGACACCGGTACATGTTGCAGCAAAATACGGGAATCTAGCAACACTAATACTTTTGTTGGAGGATGGAGGAGACCCACTTAGAAAAACAaag AGCGGTGAGACCCCACTACATATGGCATGTCGAAGTTGTAAGCCCGATGTAGTACGGCACTTACTAGAATTTGTAAAATCTCATAAGGGAGAAAAAGTATCATCAACATACATTGACGCAGTCGACGAAGATGGAGCAAGCGCTTTACATTTTGCGGGGCAGATTACTAAAGAGGAGGTCATAAAACCGTCTGCTGATAAAGAGGTTGTCAAATGCTTAATGGAATATGGTGCCGACGTTTCCTTACACACGAGACAAAATCACGAAACTGCCTTTCATTTTTGTGCAATTGCGGGTAACAACGATGTTTTGACAGAAATGATAACCGACATGTCTGCTACAGATGTTAGCCGAGCTCTTAATAAGCAAAACTCGATTGGCTGGACACCGTTACTTATTGCGTGTCATCGTGGTCACATGGAACTAGTAAATACTTTACTTTCAAACCACGCCAGAGTAGACGTTTTTGATGTAGAGGGAAGATCCGCTTTACATTTAGCTGCTGAACGAGGATTTCTACAAGTTTGTGATGCTTTGTTAACAAACAAggcatttattaattcaaaagcAAGAAATGGACGAACAGCACTTCACTTGGCAGCCATGAATGGATATGCACATTTAGtgaagtttttaataagaGATCACAATGCTATGATAGATGTTCTCACGCTTAAAAAACAAACGCCTTTGCATTTAGCAGCAGCCTTCGGTCAAATTGAAGTCTGTAAATTATTACTAGAACTTGGTGCCAATATTGATGCTACTGATGAGTTAGGTCAAAAACCGATTCATGCCGCTGcacaaaataatttctctGAAGTTGTCCAGTTATTTCTCCAACAACACCCTAATTTAGTTATGGCAACCACAAAAGATGGAAATACTTGTGCACATATAGCAGCCATTCAGGGATCGGTGAAAGTAATAGaagaattaatgaaatttgataGGACTGGCGTGATATCAGCACGAAATAAGCTTAATGAGTCAACACCTTTGCAATTAGCAGCAGAAGGAGGCCATGCGGACGTGGTTAGAGTTCTAGTCAGGGCTGGTGCTTCATGCACAGAAGAAAATAAAGCAGGTCTTACTGCTGTGCATTTAGCAGCAGAACACGGCCATACCAATGTATTAGATGTAATGCGTTCAACTAATACTTTACGGATATCCAGTAAAAAACTAGGCTTAACTCCTTTACATATTGCAGCATACTATGGTCAAGCGG AAACTGTTCGTGAACTTTTATCACATGTGCCTGGCACTGTTAAGTCTGAAGCTCCTACGGGAGTATCTTTAGTTCCGATACTGGGCGCTGAATCTGGCCTTACCCCATTACATCTTGCTGCGTATAATGGCAATGAAAATGTCGTTCGCCTGCTGCTTAACTCTGCTGGAGTACAAGTTGATGCAGCTACAAACGAAAAT ggATATAATCCTTTACATTTAGCATGCTTCGGAGGTCATATGTCTATAGTGGGATTACTATTAAGTCGATCTGCCGAATTGCTTCAAAGTACAGATAGGCATGGCAAAACCGGTTTACATATAGCTTCCACTCATGGTCACTACCAAATGGTGGAAGTATTACTTGGACAAGGGGCGGAAATTAATGCCACGGACAAAAATGGATGGACGCCCTTACACTGTGCGGCTAAAGCGGGACATTTAaatgttgtaaaattattatgtgaatCAGGAGCGTCCCCAAAAagtgaaacaaatttaaactacGCCCCGATATGGTTTGCGGCATCTGAGAATCACAACGACGTTCTCGAGTACCTTTTACATAAAGAACATGACACTCAGTCTTTGATGGACGATAAAAggttcatttataatttaatggtgTGTTCCAAAAATCACAACAATATTCCAATTGAAGAATTCGTACTAGTTTCTCCGGCACCAGTTGATACAGCGGCTAAATTATCAAACTTATACGTGAATTTATCAACAAAG GAAAAGGAGCGCGCTAAAGATCTAATAGCAGCAGGAAAACAATGTGAAAATATGGCTACGGAGTTATTGGCTTTAGCGGCAGGTGCCGATTCTGCAGGACATATACTTACTGCTACAGATAACagaaatatagaatttttggACGTCTTAATAGAAAATGAACAGAAAGAGGTGATCGCACACACAGTCGTTCAGAGATATCTTCAG gaaCTCTGGCGAGGGAGCCTCAAGTGGACTGGCATCAAAATTATGTTCCTTtttttcgcatttataatttgCCCTCCAGTATGGATGGTGTTCTCCCTTCCATTaggacataaatataataaaattcctatCATTAAGTTTATGTCGTACCTAACGTCACATATTTATCTTATGGTGTTGTTATCTTTAGTGGCTATCACgcctatatataattctatttttaggGATAGTTTGGTACCGAGATGGTATGAATGGATGCTTTTAGTATGTTTAAGTGGTCTACTTCTTTTTGAATTAACGAATCCAAGTGATAAGTCTGGGTTAGGTTGGATAAAAATTGcagtattattattaggtaTGATAGGTGTTGCTACCCATGTCGTTGGGTGGATATTTGTATTACCTAAGTATTGGCCAACTTTAATGTATTGTAGGAATCAATTTTTTGCATTATCTTTTCTGTTAGCCTGTGTGCAGATTTTGGACTTTTTATCTTTCCATCATTTGTTCGGCCCATGGGCCATTATTATTGGCGACCTTATGAAAGATTTAGGAAGGTTTTTAGCTGTGTTAGCAATATTTGTCTTCGGATTCTCAATGCACATCGTTGCTCTAAATCAGCCTTTTAGAAACTTATACAAACctgaagataataaatatgcaaGACAAGCTAGAAGAAGGCTGTTCTCCGACG TTACCATGAATCCCGTGTATTCCTTCGAGCTGCTGTTCTTCGCGGTATTCGGTCAGACTACGACTGAACAGACGAGAGTACATCGTAACGACAGCAATGTTCAGCCAGCTTGGACGAATTACTTGTTCAAAATCGTGTTCGGTATCTACATGCTGGTCTCTGTGGTCGTCTTGATCAATCTACTTATTGCTATGATGTCAGACACCTACCAGAGGATTCAG GCACAATCAGATATAGAGTGGAAGTATGGACTGTCCAAATTAATCAGGAACATGCATCGAACAAACACAGCTCCGTCCCCTCTAAATCTTGTTACCACATGGCTTATGTGGCTCATTCATAGATGCAAG GATCgcataacaaaaaagaaacgTCCAAGTCTGGTGCATATGATTGGTCTGCAGCGTCAAGAGCAGATGAGTGCTCGTTCTAAAGCTGGATCCAAGTGGTTGTCTAAAGTCAAAAGAGGACAGGTTGTTCCAAAAG ATTCAACACGCCTGTCTGTGGTCCATCTAAGTCCTATGGGGTCACAGCTAAGCTTCAGCAATATAACGAGGATAGAAAATGTAGTTGATTGGGAGGTTATAGCCAAAAAATACCGAGCGCTCACCAGGGATGAACCAGAAGAGCCAGTCAACAAAGACAGCGACACGGACACTGTTGATGATGAATCAGAattaataccaaataatatcgCAGTACCGCCTTGA
- the LOC116768788 gene encoding serine/threonine-protein phosphatase 6 regulatory ankyrin repeat subunit B isoform X2 — protein sequence MSQAPGGKKGGKGPPKKVPDEDKIAPKAEEKDETSSNNGDKKEAKEGNGMVDVPKPPSAGINMREVAAKILVLAQKSEWPAVEQTLKALEKLVAAGGEDTVSVPMAGIIDPTTGMTPLMYAVKDNRTSFVERLIELGSDVGARNNDNYNVLHISAMYSREDIVKLLLSKRGVDPFATGGSRQQTAVHLVASRQTGTATSILRALLTAAGKDIRLKTDGRGKIPLLLAVEAGNQSMVRELLSAQTAEQLKASTPAGDTALHLSARRRDVDMSRILVDYGAAVDAVNGAGQTALHIAAAEGDEPLVKYFYGVRANAAIADNEDRTPMHLAAENGHAAIIELLADKFKASIFERTKDGSTLMHIASLNGHADCAMMLFKKGVYLHMPNKDGARSIHTAARYGHVGIINTLLQKGESVDVTTNDNYTALHIAVESCKPAVVETLLGYGADVHIRGGKQRETPLHIAARIPDGDKCALMLLKSGAGPNKATEDGMTPVHVAAKYGNLATLILLLEDGGDPLRKTKSGETPLHMACRSCKPDVVRHLLEFVKSHKGEKVSSTYIDAVDEDGASALHFAGQITKEEVIKPSADKEVVKCLMEYGADVSLHTRQNHETAFHFCAIAGNNDVLTEMITDMSATDVSRALNKQNSIGWTPLLIACHRGHMELVNTLLSNHARVDVFDVEGRSALHLAAERGFLQVCDALLTNKAFINSKARNGRTALHLAAMNGYAHLVKFLIRDHNAMIDVLTLKKQTPLHLAAAFGQIEVCKLLLELGANIDATDELGQKPIHAAAQNNFSEVVQLFLQQHPNLVMATTKDGNTCAHIAAIQGSVKVIEELMKFDRTGVISARNKLNESTPLQLAAEGGHADVVRVLVRAGASCTEENKAGLTAVHLAAEHGHTNVLDVMRSTNTLRISSKKLGLTPLHIAAYYGQAETVRELLSHVPGTVKSEAPTGVSLVPILGAESGLTPLHLAAYNGNENVVRLLLNSAGVQVDAATNENGYNPLHLACFGGHMSIVGLLLSRSAELLQSTDRHGKTGLHIASTHGHYQMVEVLLGQGAEINATDKNGWTPLHCAAKAGHLNVVKLLCESGASPKSETNLNYAPIWFAASENHNDVLEYLLHKEHDTQSLMDDKRFIYNLMVCSKNHNNIPIEEFVLVSPAPVDTAAKLSNLYVNLSTKEKERAKDLIAAGKQCENMATELLALAAGADSAGHILTATDNRNIEFLDVLIENEQKEVIAHTVVQRYLQELWRGSLKWTGIKIMFLFFAFIICPPVWMVFSLPLGHKYNKIPIIKFMSYLTSHIYLMVLLSLVAITPIYNSIFRDSLVPRWYEWMLLVCLSGLLLFELTNPSDKSGLGWIKIAVLLLGMIGVATHVVGWIFVLPKYWPTLMYCRNQFFALSFLLACVQILDFLSFHHLFGPWAIIIGDLMKDLGRFLAVLAIFVFGFSMHIVALNQPFRNLYKPEDNKYARQARRRLFSDENLRTKRQIVDTQWLSTYSQNVESYRRKQGQTGPMLSPIEAFEKMFFALFGQITISDLNYVSRLRPLWTQNLFKFVFGGYLLMTVVVLVTLLIAMMSDTYQRIQAQSDIEWKYGLSKLIRNMHRTNTAPSPLNLVTTWLMWLIHRCKDRITKKKRPSLVHMIGLQRQEQMSARSKAGSKWLSKVKRGQVVPKDSTRLSVVHLSPMGSQLSFSNITRIENVVDWEVIAKKYRALTRDEPEEPVNKDSDTDTVDDESELIPNNIAVPP from the exons GACAACTACAATGTTCTTCACATATCAGCCATGTACTCCAGAGAGGATATTGTCAAACTTTTACTATCAAAGAGGGGTGTCGATCCCTTTGCCACTGGAGGA AGTCGCCAACAAACAGCAGTGCATTTAGTAGCCAGCAGACAGACCGGAACCGCTACAAGTATTCTACGTGCTCTATTAACAGCGGCTGGGAAAGACATCCGGCTAAAAACTGATGGA AGGGGAAAAATCCCGCTGCTGCTGGCCGTAGAGGCTGGCAACCAAAGCATGGTGAGAGAGCTACTCAGCGCGCAGACGGCCGAGCAACTCAAG GCATCAACACCGGCGGGTGACACGGCACTGCATCTCTCCGCTCGCAGACGAGACGTGGACATGTCACGTATTCTCGTGGACTATGGGGCAGCGGTCGATGCAGTCAATGGAGCTGGTCAAACAGCACTACATATAGCAGCTGCGGAAGGAGACGAGCCTttagtaaaatacttttatggtGTTAGAGCTAATGCAGCCATTGCAGACAACGAGG ATCGGACGCCGATGCATTTAGCGGCAGAGAATGGTCACGCAGCGATCATTGAGCTTCTAGCGGACAAGTTTAAAGCCTCTATCTTTGAACGTACTAAAGATGGCAGTACTTTAATGCACATCGCCTCATTAAATGGACACGCGGACTGTGCTATGatgctatttaaaaaaggagTGTATTTACATATGCCTAATAAG GACGGTGCAAGAAGTATCCACACTGCCGCTCGATATGGTCACGTGGGTATTATTAACACGTTACTGCAGAAGGGCGAGAGTGTAGACGTTACCACAAAT GATAATTACACAGCTCTTCATATAGCGGTGGAGTCATGCAAGCCGGCGGTGGTAGAAACTTTATTAGGTTATGGTGCCGACGTCCACATTCGAGGTGGCAAGCAAAGAGAAACGCCACTACATATCGCTGCTCGGATACCCGatg gCGATAAATGTGCGTTGATGCTGCTTAAATCAGGCGCAGGTCCGAATAAGGCCACAGAAGACGGTATGACACCGGTACATGTTGCAGCAAAATACGGGAATCTAGCAACACTAATACTTTTGTTGGAGGATGGAGGAGACCCACTTAGAAAAACAaag AGCGGTGAGACCCCACTACATATGGCATGTCGAAGTTGTAAGCCCGATGTAGTACGGCACTTACTAGAATTTGTAAAATCTCATAAGGGAGAAAAAGTATCATCAACATACATTGACGCAGTCGACGAAGATGGAGCAAGCGCTTTACATTTTGCGGGGCAGATTACTAAAGAGGAGGTCATAAAACCGTCTGCTGATAAAGAGGTTGTCAAATGCTTAATGGAATATGGTGCCGACGTTTCCTTACACACGAGACAAAATCACGAAACTGCCTTTCATTTTTGTGCAATTGCGGGTAACAACGATGTTTTGACAGAAATGATAACCGACATGTCTGCTACAGATGTTAGCCGAGCTCTTAATAAGCAAAACTCGATTGGCTGGACACCGTTACTTATTGCGTGTCATCGTGGTCACATGGAACTAGTAAATACTTTACTTTCAAACCACGCCAGAGTAGACGTTTTTGATGTAGAGGGAAGATCCGCTTTACATTTAGCTGCTGAACGAGGATTTCTACAAGTTTGTGATGCTTTGTTAACAAACAAggcatttattaattcaaaagcAAGAAATGGACGAACAGCACTTCACTTGGCAGCCATGAATGGATATGCACATTTAGtgaagtttttaataagaGATCACAATGCTATGATAGATGTTCTCACGCTTAAAAAACAAACGCCTTTGCATTTAGCAGCAGCCTTCGGTCAAATTGAAGTCTGTAAATTATTACTAGAACTTGGTGCCAATATTGATGCTACTGATGAGTTAGGTCAAAAACCGATTCATGCCGCTGcacaaaataatttctctGAAGTTGTCCAGTTATTTCTCCAACAACACCCTAATTTAGTTATGGCAACCACAAAAGATGGAAATACTTGTGCACATATAGCAGCCATTCAGGGATCGGTGAAAGTAATAGaagaattaatgaaatttgataGGACTGGCGTGATATCAGCACGAAATAAGCTTAATGAGTCAACACCTTTGCAATTAGCAGCAGAAGGAGGCCATGCGGACGTGGTTAGAGTTCTAGTCAGGGCTGGTGCTTCATGCACAGAAGAAAATAAAGCAGGTCTTACTGCTGTGCATTTAGCAGCAGAACACGGCCATACCAATGTATTAGATGTAATGCGTTCAACTAATACTTTACGGATATCCAGTAAAAAACTAGGCTTAACTCCTTTACATATTGCAGCATACTATGGTCAAGCGG AAACTGTTCGTGAACTTTTATCACATGTGCCTGGCACTGTTAAGTCTGAAGCTCCTACGGGAGTATCTTTAGTTCCGATACTGGGCGCTGAATCTGGCCTTACCCCATTACATCTTGCTGCGTATAATGGCAATGAAAATGTCGTTCGCCTGCTGCTTAACTCTGCTGGAGTACAAGTTGATGCAGCTACAAACGAAAAT ggATATAATCCTTTACATTTAGCATGCTTCGGAGGTCATATGTCTATAGTGGGATTACTATTAAGTCGATCTGCCGAATTGCTTCAAAGTACAGATAGGCATGGCAAAACCGGTTTACATATAGCTTCCACTCATGGTCACTACCAAATGGTGGAAGTATTACTTGGACAAGGGGCGGAAATTAATGCCACGGACAAAAATGGATGGACGCCCTTACACTGTGCGGCTAAAGCGGGACATTTAaatgttgtaaaattattatgtgaatCAGGAGCGTCCCCAAAAagtgaaacaaatttaaactacGCCCCGATATGGTTTGCGGCATCTGAGAATCACAACGACGTTCTCGAGTACCTTTTACATAAAGAACATGACACTCAGTCTTTGATGGACGATAAAAggttcatttataatttaatggtgTGTTCCAAAAATCACAACAATATTCCAATTGAAGAATTCGTACTAGTTTCTCCGGCACCAGTTGATACAGCGGCTAAATTATCAAACTTATACGTGAATTTATCAACAAAG GAAAAGGAGCGCGCTAAAGATCTAATAGCAGCAGGAAAACAATGTGAAAATATGGCTACGGAGTTATTGGCTTTAGCGGCAGGTGCCGATTCTGCAGGACATATACTTACTGCTACAGATAACagaaatatagaatttttggACGTCTTAATAGAAAATGAACAGAAAGAGGTGATCGCACACACAGTCGTTCAGAGATATCTTCAG gaaCTCTGGCGAGGGAGCCTCAAGTGGACTGGCATCAAAATTATGTTCCTTtttttcgcatttataatttgCCCTCCAGTATGGATGGTGTTCTCCCTTCCATTaggacataaatataataaaattcctatCATTAAGTTTATGTCGTACCTAACGTCACATATTTATCTTATGGTGTTGTTATCTTTAGTGGCTATCACgcctatatataattctatttttaggGATAGTTTGGTACCGAGATGGTATGAATGGATGCTTTTAGTATGTTTAAGTGGTCTACTTCTTTTTGAATTAACGAATCCAAGTGATAAGTCTGGGTTAGGTTGGATAAAAATTGcagtattattattaggtaTGATAGGTGTTGCTACCCATGTCGTTGGGTGGATATTTGTATTACCTAAGTATTGGCCAACTTTAATGTATTGTAGGAATCAATTTTTTGCATTATCTTTTCTGTTAGCCTGTGTGCAGATTTTGGACTTTTTATCTTTCCATCATTTGTTCGGCCCATGGGCCATTATTATTGGCGACCTTATGAAAGATTTAGGAAGGTTTTTAGCTGTGTTAGCAATATTTGTCTTCGGATTCTCAATGCACATCGTTGCTCTAAATCAGCCTTTTAGAAACTTATACAAACctgaagataataaatatgcaaGACAAGCTAGAAGAAGGCTGTTCTCCGACG AGAACCTTCGAACAAAAAGACAAATAGTCGATACTCAGTGGCTAAGTACATATTCACAAAACGTAGAGTCCTACCGACGAAAACAGGGACAAACTGGTC CGATGTTGTCACCGATCGAGGCGTTCGAGAAAATGTTCTTCGCCCTTTTCGGCCAGATTACTATATCAGACCTCAACTACGTATCCAGATTAAGGCCCTTGTGGACGCAGAACCTGTTCAAGTTTGTCTTCGGCGGCTACTTATTGATGACCGTGGTGGTCCTCGTAACGCTCCTAATTGCGATGATGTCGGATACTTACCAGCGCATCCAG GCACAATCAGATATAGAGTGGAAGTATGGACTGTCCAAATTAATCAGGAACATGCATCGAACAAACACAGCTCCGTCCCCTCTAAATCTTGTTACCACATGGCTTATGTGGCTCATTCATAGATGCAAG GATCgcataacaaaaaagaaacgTCCAAGTCTGGTGCATATGATTGGTCTGCAGCGTCAAGAGCAGATGAGTGCTCGTTCTAAAGCTGGATCCAAGTGGTTGTCTAAAGTCAAAAGAGGACAGGTTGTTCCAAAAG ATTCAACACGCCTGTCTGTGGTCCATCTAAGTCCTATGGGGTCACAGCTAAGCTTCAGCAATATAACGAGGATAGAAAATGTAGTTGATTGGGAGGTTATAGCCAAAAAATACCGAGCGCTCACCAGGGATGAACCAGAAGAGCCAGTCAACAAAGACAGCGACACGGACACTGTTGATGATGAATCAGAattaataccaaataatatcgCAGTACCGCCTTGA